CCTGCTGAGGCACCAACTTTTCCCATTTTGTGATGTGATGTACTATCTAAACTAGAGCCTTCAACTTGGAGTTTGAGAAGTCGATAAAGATTACCCATTTGAGTTGATCTTTTCAATTTAGTGGCTGCTCTCTTGACTCGTAACACGCCTATAAAACCTAGTGGTGGTGGAGGTGCCGGTCCTTTTCCCTTTGGCATGGGTGGAGGTGGTGCTGGCACTGCTCCATTTGAAGGCATCGGTGGCGGTTGAGGTGCCATACCCTTTGATCCGATGGGAGGTGGTGGTGGAGGTGGAGGTGATATTACATTTCTGGATGTCATGGGAGGCGGCAGTGGTGGAGGTGGAAGTGTTATTACATGTGTTGTTATCTTAGGTGGCGATGGAGGTGGTGGGGGCGTAGGTGCTATTACATTTCCGGATGTCAAGGGAGGTGGAGGTGGTGGAGGTGGAAGTGTTTTTGTTGTGGTATTAGGTGGCAATGGAGGTGGTGGAGGCGGAGACGGAGATGTAACTATGTTTCTTAATGTCAAAGATGGCGACTTTATGACATTTGAAGATAATGTGAATGGTGCTAGTGTAGCTGCGGCTTGTTCTTCGACATTTGATCTCAACTCGGAGAGTGTAGATGGAGGTAAAACCACGTCTAATGAGACACGACTTGACAATAGCTGATAATTTGTAGAGCCAGTTCGACGAGTTCCTCCGTTTTCTGATACATCATCCATATCAGTTAGTAAAATATCTGCTGAGTCCAACATTTCAAAATCTTGGCCAAATTCACAAGCATCCCCTGCTTTCGCTTCAGAACCAACCTTTACTTGTAATTCTGAGTTTTGGTCGCTGAAGTTTGTTGCTATCTGAACAACATAATTTGGATCTTGATCTGTTGCATAAGGGAGCAAGTCAAAATAGAGGCGTTTTACATCGATAGGATTCGGCTTCTCAGTTTCTTGAGCCTTGAGTTCACTCTTCAGTGAAGCACTAATTGCTGAGGAGAGGACTGAAGTTGGGGTAGGTGGAGGGCTTGAGAGGCAAGACTCGTTGTCCGAATGAGACTCCGGAAGAGCCCTCCTAAATGCATCGGATGAAGGACTTTCATCTCTCGTCTGGTCATCCTCGTCCATCATATCAAACACCCTTTCGGTGGCTAGTTTAATCATCTCGTCAAGCAATACCAATCCTGAAGAGTAACCGTTAAGTAAATAAAACACTTCGTGTCTACCAACTCAACCTAGCTATCAAACGAAACAATAACACGATTCAGTTCTCAGAACAAAGAGGTAAACAAACAACTTCTACATAACATTATGACGTACCATAACGTCTTAGATCATTGTGGAGATTACTGTACTCCTCGTCTAATTTCATTATGAATTCATCATCACCCGTCCATATTGCCCCGATAAATTTCAAAGTATCACAAAAGCATTGTAGTGCCTAACATAAACATGACAGTTTTGTGATCACAGATACAATCTGCTATAGGAGAACTGTTTGAAATGTAAAGAACACAATTCAGTGAGTAAATAGGTAACCTGATCCATTCCTACTCCATCAATACTTGACAATGGAACATTCGTGTTGACGGAAGGATACATCTTATGCAGATCCTTCAATGTTAATATCAGCAGCTGTCGAAAATTACTCATATATTAAAAAGACTTGTCATTGTTCTAATCTGAACACTACAAGAAAACAGCAGATTGCATCAAAAGTGACAGAAACAATACCTCATTTAGGGATGCAGAGCCAAAACACGGCGATAAGTCAAGCAAATCTCTCAAGGTAAGGATCTTGCTCCTTAGC
The sequence above is a segment of the Solanum lycopersicum chromosome 10, SLM_r2.1 genome. Coding sequences within it:
- the LOC101245501 gene encoding uncharacterized protein At4g04980-like, producing MFFIIFILLNCLNFLYYSAKSWFLFVKTKKAEFFLIRNCYFYWLQMQSGECSFVSPHSPPWNFSTFEEDEMHETEMTSSIVVSKSFNASATKGSRVHNSCGVAGNFVIMTALRSKILTLRDLLDLSPCFGSASLNELLILTLKDLHKMYPSVNTNVPLSSIDGVGMDQALQCFCDTLKFIGAIWTGDDEFIMKLDEEYSNLHNDLRRYGLVLLDEMIKLATERVFDMMDEDDQTRDESPSSDAFRRALPESHSDNESCLSSPPPTPTSVLSSAISASLKSELKAQETEKPNPIDVKRLYFDLLPYATDQDPNYVVQIATNFSDQNSELQVKVGSEAKAGDACEFGQDFEMLDSADILLTDMDDVSENGGTRRTGSTNYQLLSSRVSLDVVLPPSTLSELRSNVEEQAAATLAPFTLSSNVIKSPSLTLRNIVTSPSPPPPPPLPPNTTTKTLPPPPPPPPLTSGNVIAPTPPPPPSPPKITTHVITLPPPPLPPPMTSRNVISPPPPPPPPIGSKGMAPQPPPMPSNGAVPAPPPPMPKGKGPAPPPPLGFIGVLRVKRAATKLKRSTQMGNLYRLLKLQVEGSSLDSTSHHKMGKVGASAGGKQGMADALAEMTKRSAYFHQIEEDVKIYAKTIKEINTAITSFKTSDMSELIKFHEYVESHLEKLIDESQVLARFEDFPTKKLEELRMGAALYSKLDTIATTLRNWSIVSPVGEHLDKAESYFNKIKVEIDTLERIKDEEAKKFISHNIHFDFGILIRIKELMIDVSSNCMELALKESREAKTKENRRGGSKNGSRELLWKAFQFAFRVYSFAGGQDDRADKLTRELAQEIQTDPNQ